From the Leguminivora glycinivorella isolate SPB_JAAS2020 chromosome 21, LegGlyc_1.1, whole genome shotgun sequence genome, the window gtagtcccgtggtagtgcgctggcttcgtacgcagatgttctcgggttcgattctgacagcgatctttttgcttttgacgtgataacgtctaataactcgttactacgggctgcatgcacgaaaaagatgatgtcattgtcccgttcctcaaggccaccaagcaagagcaagtggtttgtgtatggacgGTTGTGGTataagcaaaaggggcccgattttaggacttagaaaatttttgttaaaaattttcatttattatttttgagtgtttgtaatttaaaaacatgaaagattgcattaaaataagcatcttttatagaatgaagttgcttgaaaaacctacttatttaggagttagagcagtacgaagttgcgaattttcccatagtatttactaaggcgccagagacagaaaatttacgatgattttttttaccaatataacctatgttaatagtgataaatcatatagaacacgtttaaataaggatgttgtCGCGAAACACGCGATgattgtaaaaattgtaaatagCAACATTAtgaagaaaagaaaaaataagtaaatttgtCTATGGGTGAGTGACATcttgttttcatattttgtgAGTAAACTCTTAAACTTTAAATTCATAAACTATATTAGAATCAGTGTTTGTGCACGAAGATCTCCAATTCGCAGTTAACGAGATAAAGctaagtatttagaataaaccaatatttataaatatcccAATTAGAAAGTATAAAACGACGATCGACATGATGAATTAATTTATATGTTACCATGCTTTCATGAACTCTAATTTCTTTAGCCATGTCGGGCTGGATAGAGACTATAGAAATTGTGGATACGGTGCACCGTCGTCTTAGTATCAGATCTGGAGATGTCTTCCATATAGGTTGTTTCGAGATTTCCAGAACCTTAGCACGTGAGCTTCATGTTTGTAGTCAGGAGATCCAACAGAGTGACTGGCATAACCTGATGAATGAGGGATGTATGTTGAATGTTCGCATGTGTCCACCTTTGAGAATGTCTTGAACGTTTAAACCCAATAATTCTTATTGTGTGAAATAATTCCTAACCTTGATCTATCCATAACTGTGTCTTAGATTAAGTGCTTAGTGATTCAGAAGGAATCAATTTAACAATCTTTAAACAGATTGGAGAGATGACTACCATTAGCTGTTAATGAAAGGCTGCGATGGTTGGGGACCTTCGGAGCACtgtaacatatatatatatagaggtAAGGATGACcacattataataataatattgatgCCTTATAATTGAGATATCAAGTTTTCTAAACCCagattaattatatatataaaagcgAAGCAGTAACTGAATATTCACTGAGTTATAATTCAATGAGAACTCAGGCCAGTATTTATGATTAAAGGAACACTAAATAACTATTACTAATTATCATAATCAAATATGTATTGAATATCCCCCTTTGGTACATATTTTTGGTGGAATGATGATGGGGATCTGATTAATGAGCATATATTCTACTTATATTTGCTATAAAGTAAACAAAGGCTTCAATAAAACGAATGTAGTCATCCTATTTTGAAATACAGTcagaaagataaataaatgagAATAATTAAATCATGTGATTGAGGCGACATCTGTGGAGGAGCGGTGCAAATACATTCTACAATACATGGACCCTGAAAGGGTGTAGTAAGATTGGTACTTAATTTACAGTATCTTAAATCATAAGTACCTCGTTTATAGTACTTAAAATATGTTATCATGTCAAAACATTTTCAGCATAATCTCAGGTGGAAGCTTCAGGCGACGAATTCTTCAAAATAAAGAAATTGTTTgtactttatttattataccctCAGTTTGTGATACCCTTTTCAGCTAAAGATTGGATAGAGTGGTCTTCATAGTTTGACTACTCTCTCATAGATGGCGTTAAAGCGAGAGAGTCTTCATGGTTTGACTACTCTCTCATAGATGGCGTTAGAACGAGAGAGTCTTCATGGTTTGACTACTCTCTCATAGATGGCGTTAGCGCGAGAGAGTCTTCATGGTGTGACTACTCTCTCATAGATGGCGTTAGCATAGGAGGAGACTTTTAGTTTGGCTACTCTTCCGCAGATGGCGTTGTCAACCGTATATTGGAAAATCGATATTGAAAAtccttttatttgtaaataaattcgACTTTCAATAATGAAAATTAATcacagtaaataataaattaatttatgccattatttaaataagaattttggcaaaatttgaaattgaaataagtATTTCCGATCACTGAACGAAACGTATTAGTGAAGTGACATTAATGACGTTTTTACAGTAAGCAATCACCATCAGTGTGGAAGAGAACTTTGTTTATTTGCAAGTTAGATAAACTTTCAAGCAAAAGTGCTCGTGAATCAAAAATAAGGAACAAGCTATTGTCCTTACAGGTGAGAACATTTATGTTACATACTTCTAAAGCGTTTTGTTAAGTATTAGAGATAAAATGAAATCACAATGGCGGAAACTTTCCGCAATTTATAAATTGAATTAAATTGTCACTGATTTTAAACTACAAATACTAGGAAACACCTCATAataaagtaattgttatttactCACTAAGGTTTCCCATCGCACATGGAAATGTGAGAAAATTTCACGTGAAAAGGCTACTTATTGGAAATCAGTTTCTTGAATAAATCAGGTACGTAAATTTCCTACTTACAGTGAAATGATTTGTCCTAAAAGATTGAACTACTCTCTCACAACTAAACTCACATTGATACTAGATAAATAACTAATTGATAATGAGAAATAAATCAGTTTATAATAGTTACATACTACATTGTTTATCAAAGACAATTaagtacaaataaatataacataagAGAATTACTTGTGAGTAATGATGTCACATTTACATTTCATACTATGAAGGATCCCTTTGTGAAAGGGGCAGTTTAAAATTACTAAAGCAGTGTTGGCTACCTGAAATTACATGTGATCTTAAGTATTGTCTGATAACACATAATAAATTAGATATTTGTGTTATATGAAGtgaacatttaaaataaagcaCATGGAGTAATGAATGAAATTAAGTTTAGTCATTCTAAACTAAATAAACAATGAGTAGTCAATTGcattaatgaaaaataaataaatgaaaagggTTTAATTAAAAGAATTGTTTGTGCTGTCtgtgaatatttaaaattaaaactagaaattgTTTCTAAGATCCCTGTTACATTAAAGACAGACCCAATGTGCATGGTCATGGCCAGGTCGAATCAAGTCAATTAACGGTGGCAAACAAAAGGTTGTGTCATCTGGTCGGTAACCATCCTAAGCCGAAATAGTGGGACTTCGATTCGAAAATTAAATATACCCAAGGGTTTGGCCAGGTTGAATCAAGTCAATTAACGGTGGCAAACAAAAGGTGTCATCTGGTCGGTAACTATCCTAAGCCGAAATAGTGGGACTTCGATTCGAAAATTAAATATACCCAAGGGTTTGGACAGGTTGAGTCAAGTCAATTAACGATGGCAAACAAAAGGTGTCATCTGGTCGGCAACTATCCTAAGCCGAAATAGTGGGACTTGGATTCAAAGATTAAATATACCCAAGGGTTTGGCCAGGTTGAATCAAGTCAATTAACGGTGGCAAACAAAAGATTGTGTCATCTGGTCGGTAACTATCCTAAGCCGAAATAGTGGGACTTggattcaaaaattaaattaacccaAGGGTATGGCCAGTTCAAACCAAGTCAATTAACGGTGGCAAACAAAAGATTGTGTCATCTGGTCGGTAACTATCCTAAGCCGAAATAGTGGGACTTggattcaaaaattaaattaacccaAGGGTATGGCCAGTTCAAACCAAGTCAATTAACGGTGGCAAACAAAAGATTGTGTCATCTGGTCGGTAACTATCCTAAGCCGAAATAGTGGGACTTggattcaaaaattaaattaacccaAGGGTATGGCCAGTTCAAACCAAGTCAATTAACGGTGGCAAACAAAGGGTTGTGTCATCGGGTCGGTAACCAAACTAAGCCGAAATACTGGGACTTGGATTTGAAATTAATAATGATCAAGGCATGGTCGTGTCAGCTCCAGGTCAATTAAGAGTAATAAACTATAAGATGTGTCACTCCGGTTTGGTAATTAGGGCCTGTGTGCCTAAACCAAACCATGTGGGACCTGGATatgaatattaattaataaaagggATTAGTTTCACGtccaaattaaattaatgaaacATTTAAATGTAAAGTTTGTCATGTTCgggtattaaaattaaataaactaaGCCGAACTATGTGAGGGACGTGAATATAATAAAGTTTTGATTGACAAGTTTAATTTCTAGAATGACGACCAGTAATTAATAAAGTTTAATATATACCATAAAGGGATATTGGTCGATGAAATAAATTCACAGTCGGTACAATCAATCAGCAAATTTTAACTAGAAAGTCACTTACCGTAAACAAATTAATGAATAACACTGAGTCTATTAAGAGACTATATGAATAACCGTGGAATTATGATGATTTCAGGTTTCATTATAAGAATTGcagtattttgaaaaaatggaAGAAATCCATATagaaagattaaataaatttgtGTCAGAAATAAAGAATCTATCTAATAAAGCCAAGGAGCTTTGTGCGTCAAGATCATGGAATGATGAAGAATATGATCAAGCTAAGATCACTACAGCTAAGTTGCAAGCTGTAGTTACCCGTTTCAATACAGAATTGTACCAGTATTTTAAGATGGCTAGTAACCCTAATGCGGATGATATAAGCATCTTAACAACTGAACAATTAGAAGGGGAAGAGTCCTTGGCTGAGATCAAGTCACGAATTCTATCCCAAAGGGAAAAAACTAATACTTCCTCCTTCCAAAGAAAGCCCAACGTCAAATGCAATATGCGTAAGAAATTTAAACCAACTTTGACAGCGTTTACAAAGACATATCATAACAAAAGAAAACTAATTGATGAAGAGAATACCTCTGCACCTGTTCAAAAGAAAGGGAAGTTTTCATGCATATTCTGTAGTGGAAATCATTTCAACGATGAGTGTACCAAAGTCAAATCATTGCAACTCAGAAAGGCAAAACTGAATAATCGCTGCTACAAGTGCTTAGGGCTGGGCCATTTAGGAAGAATGTGCAAAGCTAAAATACAAACTTGCCCGCATTGTGGTAAAAGGGGACAGCACAATAGAGCACTCTGTCCATCTAGGGACCAGTCTAAGAAAGAAACGACCACTTCTTTACATGTCAGTGACTGCGGATCTACTGTGCTTGAGACGATAATTGTCAACGCTATAGGAAGAGACAAAACTGCACAGAAATGCCGTGTACTTTTAGATAACGGCAGTATGAGGAGCTACGTCTTACAAAGTGTTGCGAAAAATCTCAATTTAGAACCTGAAGAAAACCATCACCTCACAGTATTCACTTTCGGTAAGGAAGAACCGCGCGAAATTGAAAGCCCTCTAGTTAGACTTTGTCTgcaatcgaaaaataataaCTCAAGGATTATATATGTCAATGTAGTACCTACAATCACGAGAGAAGTATGCACACAAAATAAAGATTTCTTAGACTGGGAACACCACAATAAGTATGTTTTAGCCGATGACGGATCTCTGGAGGATCGCATTGATATCCTGATTGGTAACGATTACTATCAATCCATTATGTTGCCTGAAAGggtagaaataaaagaaaatttatATCTTGTGAACTCAATGTTTGGTTGGATCTTATCCGGTCGGTCAAGAAAGGAAAGGGGAGATGATTTATCTGCACTCACGTACTTTCAGGCCGCATACGAAACCAAATTAAATGAACCTGACTTGCCACTGGACAATGCATCGATGAAGACTTTATGGGATCTAGAATCTATAGGTATCGTCGACTCACCTAACACAAATAGAGAAGGAGAAGCTATTAAACACTTTAATGAAAATACCAAGCTAGTGGAAAGCCGATATTATGTCAGTTGGCCTTGGCAGGATTATCCCCCAGAGTTACCCACCAACTATGGATTAGCATATGGAAGACTGGTAGGACTAGTAAAAAGACTAGATAAAAACACCTTGTCGATATACGACAAGACACTGAATGAACAATTACAGAGAGGAATTATAGAAAGGGTCCCTAATGTTAAAGAGAAGAAACATCCTGTACATTACTTACCTTTTCACGGAGTAATGGCTCCAGGTAAGGCTCTCAGACTAGTGTATGATGCCTCAGCAAAGGTAAAGAATCAGAAAAGTCTTAATGAATGCTTATATGCTGGTCCCATGATGCTGGAAGATCTAACTGGTCTATTGATTCAATTTAGATGTCACGATATAGGATTGACAGCAGATGTTGAAAAGGCATTTCTACAAGTTGGATTGAATAATGACGATAGAGATGTAACTAGATTTCTATGGCTTAAGAATACTGAAAAACCTGTTACAGAAAACAATCTTGTACAATACAGATTCACTAGAGTTCCCTTTGGAATTATATCCAGTCCATTCTTGTTAAATGCGACGATCAAAACTCATCTCCAAACATGCGAAGGAAATTACACAAAACAACTTGCTAAAAACATATATGTAGACAATTTACTTACCGGTACAGAATCATTAGATGAAGCAATCGACTTGTACAAAGAGGCAAAGGAAAAGTTCTCCGATATATCAATGAACCTACGAGAATGGAGCTCTAACTCAAAGGATTTTCTTGATCAAATACCAGATGCAGCACCAGAAACAACAGTGAAAACTTTAGGTTTAAACTGGAAATTACAAGAAGACTCATTACATCTTAGAGCACAGATAAACAAGACAAATGCTATAACTAAAAGAGGAATTCTTAAAACCATTGCTGCAATATATGATCCGTGTGGCTTTAGTGTACCCATAGTATTACCAGCCAAGTTACTTCTACAAAAACTATGGAAGGAAAAGATCAAATGGGACAGCTCGTTATCTAATGAAAGGAAACAAGAATGGATAAATATACGGGAAGACCTAGATGAAATTCAATCAATAAGTCTACCAAGAAAGATGACTGTACCAAATG encodes:
- the LOC125237334 gene encoding uncharacterized protein LOC125237334, whose amino-acid sequence is MEEIHIERLNKFVSEIKNLSNKAKELCASRSWNDEEYDQAKITTAKLQAVVTRFNTELYQYFKMASNPNADDISILTTEQLEGEESLAEIKSRILSQREKTNTSSFQRKPNVKCNMRKKFKPTLTAFTKTYHNKRKLIDEENTSAPVQKKGKFSCIFCSGNHFNDECTKVKSLQLRKAKLNNRCYKCLGLGHLGRMCKAKIQTCPHCGKRGQHNRALCPSRDQSKKETTTSLHVSDCGSTVLETIIVNAIGRDKTAQKCRVLLDNGSMRSYVLQSVAKNLNLEPEENHHLTVFTFGKEEPREIESPLVRLCLQSKNNNSRIIYVNVVPTITREVCTQNKDFLDWEHHNKYVLADDGSLEDRIDILIGNDYYQSIMLPERVEIKENLYLVNSMFGWILSGRSRKERGDDLSALTYFQAAYETKLNEPDLPLDNASMKTLWDLESIGIVDSPNTNREGEAIKHFNENTKLVESRYYVSWPWQDYPPELPTNYGLAYGRLVGLVKRLDKNTLSIYDKTLNEQLQRGIIERVPNVKEKKHPVHYLPFHGVMAPGKALRLVYDASAKVKNQKSLNECLYAGPMMLEDLTGLLIQFRCHDIGLTADVEKAFLQVGLNNDDRDVTRFLWLKNTEKPVTENNLVQYRFTRVPFGIISSPFLLNATIKTHLQTCEGNYTKQLAKNIYVDNLLTGTESLDEAIDLYKEAKEKFSDISMNLREWSSNSKDFLDQIPDAAPETTVKTLGLNWKLQEDSLHLRAQINKTNAITKRGILKTIAAIYDPCGFSVPIVLPAKLLLQKLWKEKIKWDSSLSNERKQEWINIREDLDEIQSISLPRKMTVPNEKKAQLHCFTDSSMVAYAAVVYLVQGNNVQFVIGKSRLIPIKDQENLKIPKLELLGVLIGSRLINYVLQFLQLNISEMILWTDSQIVKSWFYSDKLLEPFVSRRIQEIKKNKKLVVRYVPSGQNPADVATRPNASSEERKRVRPRQKNIKEQKPCQPNLVLGLTKTLKYKK